The genomic stretch CGGCACCGGATTCCAGGCCTCGAAGTTTCTTACGCCCATGCGCGTGCTCGGCCGCGGCGGGAAGGACCTCCACCGCGAATGGGACGGCGACGCCCGCGCCTACCTCGGCATCACCGTGCCGGGCTTCCCGAATTTCTTCATGCTCTACGGCCCGAACACCAACATCGTCGTCAACGGCAGCATCATCTACTTCTCCGAGTGCGAAGTGCAGTACGTCATGGGCTGCCTCAAGATGCTCTTCGACCGCGGCGAGCGCGCCCTGGACGTCCGCAAGGATGTCCACGATGCCTATAACGAGCGAATCGACCGCGGCAACCTCGAGCGCGTCTGGGGCGTGGCCACGGTCAACAGCTGGTACCGCAACGAGAAGGGGCGGTCGGCCCAGAACTGGCCGTTCAACCTCATCGAGTACTGGCAGCAGACGCGCGAGCCGAACCCCGACGATTACGAGTTCATCCGTCAGCCTGCGCTCGCCGGCGGCGACTAACCCCGGCCTACCCCGGACGATTCAGCGGCCCGCTTCGATCGCCTTGGAGCGGGCCGCGGCGATCGCGGCTGCCGCATCGGCAGGGCTGAGCACCCGGGTTTCGCCCGTCGCGCGGTCGCGTACTTCGACGCCGCCGCGCTCCAGGGCCCGCGGGCTCACCGTCACCCGCATCGGCATGCCGAGGAGGTCCGCGTCCTTGAACTTGATGCCGGGCGACTCGTCGCGGTCGTCGATGAGCGGCTCGAGGCCCGATCTCTGGAGCGCCTGTTCAAGCTCAGAAAGCGCGGCATCGACCGCCGCCTCCCCGGCGCCGATAACAACGACATGGACGTCGAACGGGCTGACCTCCCACGGCCAGCGGATGCCGTCGGCGTCATGGTTGGCTTCGATGATCGCCGCAAGCAGGCGCTCCACGCCGATGCCGTAGCAGCCCATCACGCACGGCCGGCGCTCCCCGTGCTCGTCGAGGTAGTACACCCCCATCTTCTCGGCGTAGAGCGTGCCGAGCTTGAAGACGTGGCCCATTTCGATCCCCCGGCGGGTCTCGAGGGCCTGGCCGCACGTGCGGCACGCGTCGCCCGTCCGCGCCAGCGCGATCTCGGCGACCAGCGTCGCCTGCCAGTCGCGGCCGTGGTTCACGTTCCGGAGGTGGTAATCCGGCTCATTCGCCCCGCCGACCAGGTTCGGGGAATCGACGGCGCTCCGGTCGGCGATAACCGGGATGCCTGAAACGCCGACCGGCGAAGCGCTCCCGGCGACCAGCCCGAGCTCCCGGACAGTTGCCTCGTCCATCGGCTCAACCTCGCGCGCACCGAGGGCGTTCTTCAGCTTGACCTCGTTCACCTCGAGGTCGCCGCGAATTGCCACGAAGACCGGCTTTCCGTCGGCTTTGTAGAACACCGCCTTCAATGTCTGCCGGGGCTCCACACCGAGGAACTCCGCGACCTCGGCAATGGTCCGCCTGCCCGGGGTGTGCACGCGCTCCATCGGCGCCGGCTCGCCGGGGACGGCAGGGGCCGGGACAAACTCAGCCTTCTCGGCGTTCGCGGCATACCCGCAGCCCGGGCAGAGCAGGATCGTGTCCTCGCCGCTTTCGGTCAGGAAGACGAACTCCTGCGAGTCCTTACCCCCGATGGCGCCCGAGTCGGCAGCAACCGGGATGACCGGCACCCCGGCCCGGCGGAAGATGCGCTGGTAGGCTGCGAAGGCGGCATCGTACGAGGCGTCGAGGGTGTCCCAGCCGGTATCGAAGCTGTAGGCGTCCTTCATGGTGAACTCGCGCAGCCGGATCAGCCCGCCGCGCGGCCGCGGTTCGTCGCGGAACTTTGTCTGAATCTGGTAGAGCGTGACCGGCAGGTCGCGGTAGCTCTGGATAGCGCGCGACGCGAGGTATGAAATGACCTCCTCGTGAGTC from Tepidiforma thermophila encodes the following:
- a CDS encoding proline--tRNA ligase, whose translation is MRIRQLLVKTLREAPAEAELPSHRLLLRAGLVVPLAAGLYCFTPLGWRVVRSIERIIREEMNRSGALEVHLPALHPIELWEQSGRAALMGQTLFRLFDRKEREFALGPTHEEVISYLASRAIQSYRDLPVTLYQIQTKFRDEPRPRGGLIRLREFTMKDAYSFDTGWDTLDASYDAAFAAYQRIFRRAGVPVIPVAADSGAIGGKDSQEFVFLTESGEDTILLCPGCGYAANAEKAEFVPAPAVPGEPAPMERVHTPGRRTIAEVAEFLGVEPRQTLKAVFYKADGKPVFVAIRGDLEVNEVKLKNALGAREVEPMDEATVRELGLVAGSASPVGVSGIPVIADRSAVDSPNLVGGANEPDYHLRNVNHGRDWQATLVAEIALARTGDACRTCGQALETRRGIEMGHVFKLGTLYAEKMGVYYLDEHGERRPCVMGCYGIGVERLLAAIIEANHDADGIRWPWEVSPFDVHVVVIGAGEAAVDAALSELEQALQRSGLEPLIDDRDESPGIKFKDADLLGMPMRVTVSPRALERGGVEVRDRATGETRVLSPADAAAAIAAARSKAIEAGR